Part of the Novipirellula artificiosorum genome, TGCAACCGCGATCTTGGGAACGGGCAAATCCGATTCCAATAACAGCGTCCGGGCACGCTGAAGTCGTATGCGTTGCAGTTCTGCGTGCAGCGTTCGCCCGACCATGTGCGAGAAACGCAACTCCAGATTGCGACGGGAAATGTCCAACTGACGCAAAATGTCGGCAACTTGTATCGGTTCGCTGGCGTGGTCATGAATAAAACGAAGCGCTTCAACGACATCGGGATCCTCAATCGCAATCATGTCGGTGCTACGACGGGTCACAACGCTAAGGGGTTCCGCGATCAAGCACCTTGGCTCGACTTCGTCGCCACGCATCATCTGATCCAGTAGTTCTGCAGCGCGAAACCCAACTCCGGCGGCATTGAGCACCACGCTCGACAGCGGCGGATCGGCCAATTCACAAAGCAAATCATCGTTATCGACTCCGATCAGCGCCAATTCTTCGGGGATACGAATTCCCGCGACGTGGCACGCCTCGGCGACTTCACGTCCCCGATCGTCGTTGCATGCCATCACGGCGATCGGCAAAGGCAACGTCGAGAGCCACTCCGCAAGCCGCGGTTGTTCCCGTTCCCAGACTCGCAACCGTCGTGATTTCGGAGCATGGTAGACGTGAACCTCAAAGCCGGCTTTCTCAATCGCATGGCAGAACCCCTCTTGGCGTTTCGCGGACCACACGCGGTCGGCGATTCCAATGAAGGCAAACTGGCGAAAGCCGCGTCGCAGCAAGTACTCCGCCGCCATCGTGGCGGCGCCGACCGAATCCGATTTCACTTCGCTGAGTTGCGAGAGGGGGTGATCGGTATCAAGTTGTTTGTCTGACAAATCCAAAGCGATCGTCGGGAGTCCAGAATCGAGGATTGCTTTGGCGATGCGTGGTGTCTCGATTCGGGCAATGATCCCCGTGCCCCCCCATTCTCGCATTCGCGGCACCGCTTGTTCGAAATCACCCGGCGTCAAATAGAAACGCCACGGCCCATGCAGTCGACCGTAACGAATGATCCCTCGCAGCATCTGCTGTCCATACCCGCGAGCGGTTTCGACCAGCAGTGCAACTTTGGGAGGGCCATTCATGGGACGCTATCACGATCGTTGAGGAGCGGATCAGGTATTCTTCCACCCTAAAAGCCTATCGATTTCTTCGCCGCTCGACATCCGGTACAATTTGGGATCCCCAGCCAAGACCGCCCTCTCTTCAACCTCTTTCTCATCGAGGCAGCCATGTCAGCGACTTTTTCCGACACGACTCCTGAAATCAACATTCGTGAAACCGACTGTTTCATCAACGGCAATTGGGTTCCTTCGATTAGTGGGAAGACCTTTTCGACCATTAATCCAGCAACCGAGGAAGTCATCGCCCAAGTGGCCGAGGGGGATGCTGCCGACGTCGATTTGGCTGCCAAGGCGGCTCGCGATGCGTTTGACTCGGGCGATTGGCCTAAGATGGACGCGCGAGATCGAGGACGATTGCTTTATCAGTTGGCGGATCGAATCGAACAAGACATTGATGAATTGGCTGCTCTCGAAACGCTCGACAATGGCAAACCCATCAGCGAGAGCCGCTACGGCGATCTGCCTTTGGTGATCGATTGCATGCGTTACTACGCGGGGTTTGCGGACAAGATCCAAGGCAGCACCGTTCCGATCCGCGGCAACTATTTCTGTTACACACGGCGTGAACCGATTGGCGTTGCGGGACAGATCATCCCCTGGAATTTCCCGATGCTGATGACCACTTGGAAATGGAGTCCCGCCCTGGCTGCTGGCTGCACGATCGTCATGAAACCGGCCGAACAAACTCCGTTGACCTGCCTTCGGATGGCTCAGTTGGCCAAAGAGGTCGGCTTTCCCGACGGAGTCATCAATGTGGTTCCCGGCTATGGCCCTACGGCGGGCGCCGCAGTCGTGAAGCATCCGCTGATCGACAAGATCGCCTTCACGGGCGAGCATCGCACGGCTCAGATCATCACGCGAGATTCCGCGGAGACGCTGAAACGATTGACGTTTGAACTGGGGGGCAAAAGCCCCAACGTGATCTTCGCCGACGCGGATTTGGATGCGGCAGCGATGGGAGCGTATGTGGGGCTGTTCCTCAATCAAGGCCAATGTTGCTGTGCCGGCAGTCGCGTTTTTGTTGAGAACCGTGTCCATGACGAGTTTCTTGAAAAGCTACAAAAGTTGACGCGAGACCGAAAAGTGGGCAATCCGTTTGACCCCGCTACCCACCAGGGGCCACAGGTCGACCAGGCTCAATTTGACAAGATCATGTCGTATGTCGACAAGGGACGCGCCGAAGGTGCAACGTGCGTCACCGGCGGCCATCGCGTGGGTAACAAAGGGTACTTTGTCGAGCCGACCATTTTCGATGGAGTCCAAGATCAAATGGCAATCGCGACCGACGAGATCTTTGGCCCCGTGCTGAGCGTGCTGACGTTTGAGGACAAAGAGGACATGATTCGTCGTGCCAACAATACGTTCTATGGACTTGCTGCGGCAGTCTGGACTCGCGACCTTTCGATTGCCCACGATTTTGCTCGACGTGTCCGCGCAGGCACCATCTGGGTGAATTGTTACGATGTGTTTGATGCGGCTGCCCCCTTTGGTGGATTCAAGATGAGTGGGTATGGCCGCGAACTCGGTGAAGAGGGCTTGCGGGCTTATACCGAAAACAAAACAGTGACGGTGGCACTTTCGTGAACGATGCGATCAACCAAGTTGCGAAGCAAGAATTCCAGTGGCTCACTCAATTGCCATGGCTGCTGCTCGCGCTGATTGCTTTGCCGCTGGTGCTTGCCGCCTGGCGATCCAAGATCTATCCAACGCGGTGGTGGATCGCATGGGTCGGGTTGGCGGTCGCGTTGAGCCTCTTCACCGTCTTTGCTCCTGCGATGATCATTGCGGTAGGGATCCTTGATGGGTTGGTCATCACCGTCGCGGCGGTCGATTACTTGTTGCTCTATTTGGCGACCAACGATGGGATTCATGTTTCGCGAGAACTGCCTCGAACCTGCTCGTTGGGAGTCCCGGTGGCCAGTGAGTTGACCGTTGAAAATGGTACGCTGCTGACACTTTCCGGCGAGGTCTGTGATGATTTACCCGAACATTTTACGGCGTCACCGAATCAGCACACGTTGCGGCTTCCGCCACGCGGTCGGATGACCGCGCATCGTAAAATGACGCCCACCCGACGCGGCGCCTTTGAACTCGAGTACGTTTACATGGGTTTCCTTAGCCCGCTACGGTTGTGGAACCGCCAACTTCGGCTCGAACTTCACAATCGGTTGAATGTCTATCCCGACATGAAGCAGTTGTCGGATTACGCATTGCTGGCTCGCACGAATCGGCTCAGCTTGATCGGAGTTCGTCGCACGCGTCGAATTGGGCAAGATAGCGACTTCGAACGACTGAGAGATTACAGTCGTGATGACAATTACCGTCACATTGATTGGCGCAGCACAGCCCGTCGTCACAAGTTGACGGTGCGGCAATTCCAGAGTGACCAAAGTCAGCGAGTGATGTTTCTGCTCGATTGCGGTCGCATGATGACGAACGAGCGAGACGGCTACTCGCTACTCGACCATGCGCTCAACTCGGTATTGATGATGTCCTATGTCGCGTTAAGCCAAGGCGACGCGGTCGGCATGTTGTGCTTCTCCGATACGATCCATGCCTTCATTCCACCACGAGGTGGCAGCAGCCAGATGAATCGTTTGATCCAAGCGGGGTTTGACCAATTTCCGCGACTGGTGGAATCACGCTATGACCAGGCATTCTTGTACTTGTCGACGCATTGTAAACGTCGCTCGTTGGTGGTGCTGACCACCAACGTGATTGACGAAGTCAATGGCGCAGCCGTCGTCGACTACCTCACCAACCTAAGCGGGCATCATTTGCCACTCGGTGTTTTACTTCGAGACCATACCATGTTCGACGCGGCGGATTCCCCGTCGGGCAGCCGCTTTTCAATGTATCGTTCGGCAGCCGCCGCGGATATTTTGCTGTGGCGACACCAAGTCCTGAAGGATCTTGAACATCGCGGCGTGTTGGTCGTCGACGCGTTCCCCGATGAATTGACCGCCCCGCTCGTGAATCAATATCTTGAAATCAAGGCAAAGCATCTGTTGTAGTCGTCACGCAAGTCGGTGATGGCAACTTAACAACACAATAGGGGGTGATTGCCTGTACCGTCTTGGGACCGATTCCTGCAACACGCTGCAACTGTTCAACCGTTTCGAAAGGACCGTGACGGATGCGATCGGTGACGATCCGATCTGCCAACACAGGGCCGACGGTGGGCAACAGAGACAGTTCCGTTGAACCCGCTTCGTTGATGTCCAAGAGCAACAAACGAGCGTGGTTCTGCATACCCCGAGGCGGCTCGATGCCGAGCAGCGACCAACCACACAACCCGACCAAGGCGACCAGCGACAGCAACGTTCCGATGGCCAAGGTCCACTGGACTCGTACCTGAGCCAATGGGCTGTCGTCCGTTTTGAAACGCTCGCAACCGACCATCGTGAAGCAATGCATCGTCAAGAAAAAAGTGAAAACTCGTCTTGTTCGCAGACTTCGACCGCAGCGGCATATGGCCGAACGTCTACCTGCATTATGATGTTCCTGCGCAAAGTCCTTCAACCGACCTCATCCGCATCCAGATCGTTTTCAAAGAGAATTCTTCTGCAAATCGCTAGCATTTTTGGCATTTACCGTACGAGACTCCGACCCACCCATGAATGACTACAAGCATGAATGACTACAAGACTGTGACGGCAGACGAACGTTTAGAAAATGACCTGCGAGCTCTTGTTCGACTGTCCATTGCCGAAGACCTATGCAGCTCGGTGGATTGGACGACCGTTTGTTTGATCCAACCGGACGCCCGAGGGAGCTGCCAAATCGTTCCTCGCGTGAGCGGGGTCTGCGCGGGACTCGCAACCTTAGCTTGGATGGTCGATGAATTCGATGCAGACTTAGAGACCGAGTGTTTACAATCCGATGCATCTACGATGGTCCCGGGTAGGCCGATCGCGAAACTTCGCGGCAATGTTCGCGATCTTTTGACATGCGAACGCACGGTGTTGAACATCCTCAGTCGGTTGTGTGGCGTCGCCACGTTGACGCAGGCTTACGTGCATGCGATGGGCACGACGTCCTCGCGTTTGTACGACACACGGAAAACGACTCCCGGTTGGCGGCTGCTCGAAAAATACGCGGTCTCCTGCGGCGGGGGCCATAATCATCGTAGCGGCCTGTATGACGGCTTCTTGATCAAAGACAATCATCTCTCGCTTGCGGGAGTTGACGCATCGGGTCCCCTATCCGCCAGTGCCGCCGCCCGCAAAGCGATTGCGTGGCGAGGTGCCACCGTGGAGCATTTAACGGCCCCGCAAATCGTCGAAATCGAAGTCGATACGTTGGACCAATTTCGTGATGTCATCCAAGCTCGGCCCGACATCGTGTTGCTGGACAACTTCACCGTGGAGCAACTTCGCGAAGCCGTTGCCATCCGAAACGATTCCGCCCTGTCGCTCGAACTTGAAGCATCCGGGAACGTTCGTTTGGAAACCATCGCTGAAATCGCTACGACCGGTGTAGACCGCATCAGCTGTGGTGCATTGACGCACCAAGCCACTTCTTTGGACCTTGGATTGGATTGGTTCGATGAAACGCTGAGCTAGGGTTTTGTGCAGTAGGCCCGATGTCGTCGCATCTACTGTGACGTGGATCGTTTCGGCACGCACAAACCCAAAGTCACTCATGCAGTCACCAATCGTTCCTCATCGACGATGGTGGGATTTTATCCAGCCAACACTCGACGCTTCGGGCGTTTTCGCTTCGCTCGCGATCGTCAAATGGATTGCTCGCGGAGGCATCGACGAAACGGCTCAGGCGATGGGATTGATCGCCGTGGTGGTCTTCTTGTTGACGGGGCAGTTAACAGGACTCTACCGCAAAAGCCACGCGGGATCTGCAAACATGGAGATCTCCAGTATCGTGGCGACGTGGAGTCTCACGGCGTTGATCCTGGCGATGCTCGGGTTCGCGACCCGCTATAGCCAAGAATTTGCTCGCTCGGTCATCTTTGCTTGGTGGGTATTGGCACCGGCGTTGATTGGCCTATTGCGAATGGCATTGCGAATCGTCCAGCAAGGACTGCTTCGCCGCGGCGTTGGGACGCGGCAAATCGCGATTGCGGGCTTGAACCAACTCGGCATTCAAATGGCAACCAATGTCGCAGACGATCCCTCATTGGGGTTCAACTTGGTCGGCTTTTTCGATGATCGCAATGAAACCCGCTTCAACGGCAGCGATCATGCGTCCCATTCCCTTTCGGGCGACCTGCCCGAGTTGGTCCAACTGGCTCGGCAAGGGGCCATTGATACCATCTTCATCACTCTTCCGATGCGAGCGGAAGATCGAATTCGCGAACTACTCGATCAACTGAGTGACTCGACCGTTTCGGTCTACATTGTGCCAGACTTTTTTGTCTTTGAGTTGCTGCACTCGCGATGGACCAGCATGGGAGGGATCCCCGCTGTCAGCGTTTTCGAAAACCCGTTGTTTGGTGTCGATGGTGTGGTGAAACGGATCACGGACATCTGCATCGCGACGGCAGCCATCGGCGTGGCCGCAATTCCAATGCTTGCGATCGCCGCGATCGTGAAATTAACGTCGCCCGGCCCCGTCTTCTTTCGCCAAAAGCGTTATGGGCTTGATGGTCGCGAGATTCTGGTGTGGAAGTTCCGATCGATGCGAACCTGTGACAATGGGCCGGTGGTGAAACAAGCGACAAAGAACGATCCACGCGTCACGCGAGTCGGAAACATCCTGCGGCGATCCAGCCTCGATGAACTGCCTCAATTATTCAATGTGCTCGAAGGATCGATGTCACTGGTGGGGCCGCGGCCGCATGCATCCGCCCACAATGAAGAATACCGCAGTCGCATTCGGGGCTACATGCTACGTCACAAAGTCAAACCAGGTATCACAGGGTTGGCGCAAGTCAATGGCTGCCGCGGTGAAACCGATACGATTGAGAAAATGGAACAACGGGTCGATTGGGACCACCGCTACATCCGTAGTTGGTCGCTCTGGTTAGACCTGAAGATCCTGATCAAGACGTTGCGAGTGGTATGGAGCCAATCGGAAGCGTACTAGCAAACAGCATGGTTCTGGCGAAAGACGCGACAACAAAAATCGCCCTGGTCAGCAAAGTTTGCCAACCAGCGCGAATTGAGTTAAACGGGCCAGATCAGGACGGGCCAGATCAGGACGGGCCAAATCATTTGGTCGAGCGTCTGACGCTTCGGCACGATCGAGGCTAGGCAACCGGCTTCTTCATGAACGCTTCCGCGTCCGCAATCTTGCTGCCATCGGGAGTGGCGTCGTTGTCGACTTCGAACCAATCTTCCTCGAACTTCATGTAACCGCCCTTGCCACTATTGGCGTTCTTTAACGCCACGTTGGTCGTCATCGCGATCACGGCATCGCCCATGGCGACGGCCGGATAGCAGCGAACCTTATTTTCGGGTGATGGGTTACGGATACAGTAGGCCCAATCTTCGATCTCTTCGCGATAGCCACGACTCACCGGCCCCGCGTCGGCCGCTTTCGCGGTCGGTGCGGCAAAGTCGCCACTGGCACTCGTATCGAGTGCATAGCCGCCGCCAGCGTTTTTCGAAACACCCACCTTGCTGCTGGTGTCGCTGTTGCGGTACAGCAGGACGTCGGTTTCCTTATCGAGAATCAAAGTCCCCTTGGTTCCCATCACGACTTCGCCCCAGCCGCCGAAACCGTTGCCGTTGATCGACGAATAAGTCACCACGACCTTCTTGTTCGGATCGGTGTCGTAGCCGGCAACCGGGCCATAATTCTGCTGGTCAGGGTTGGGGTACATTTCAACGCGGTCGTAATACCCGACATCAAACGTTTCCGAGTAATCCGGCCCCGGGAATTCGAACATACAGTAAACATGGTCACCGACTTCACGATCGAGCGGCATGATGTGACGCCCGCCGACTGCGTGAACGCTCAAGGGGTGGACTTTCTTGCCATCATCACGTAGCGAGCTGAGGAAGATGCTAACCGCATCAAGTTGGTGGCTACCAAGTTCCGCCATCAAACCGGCACCCGTACGATCGAACAAACGCCAACGATGCAGTTCTTCCATCGAGGTGAAAATTTTGTCTTGAAGGGTGAACTGCTCGTATCCGAACTTAGACGGGTCGACATTTTTGTCTGCATCCCAAGCTTCCCACTGGGCCACTTCCATTCGCAGCCGCTCCACGTCTTCTGCGGGTGCGTCTGCAAGTTGCTTACGGCGGTACTCCAAGTCCTTGGCGATCCGGTCGAACATCTTTCCGTTCTTCATCTTTTCGCCACCGGGAATCGGCATCGACCAACTATCGGCTCCGGGCAGGTTGCCACGATGCCACTGGGCACGAATGTGATGCAGTTGGCCGAGTAGTCCCCAACGGATCAAGTTCACCGCGTTGTCGTACTTGACGTTGTAGTGACGTTGGTGGCCCGTTGCGAGGTGGATTGGGTTACCAGCTTTGTCTTCCAATTCCGCCGACATCCGAGCCATGACTTTGCACTGAGCCACGTTGTGCGCCATCAGTTTTTCAGTCAACACGTGCAGCCCACGCTCCATTGCTTGAGCGGCAACGGGTGCATGCAGCCAAAGAGGGAGTGCGATGATGACCGCTTCGATATCGGGATCGTCAAGGCAAGCCATGATCCCGCCGTTGCTGCCATCGTAGACCTTCACGTTGCGGCGAGCTTCGGCTTCATTCTTGTAGCCGGCGATATTGATCAAACCAGGCCGACGTCCAAGGGCTGCTGGACTCGACCAGTCACCGTTGAATGCGCGGAATTGGCTGAAGGGACGGATGTCACAAATCGCTTTGACGTCGACGTATTCCGGGTTACAACCGCCGATCAAGACGTTGCCTTCGTCACCGGTACCAATCACCGCGACCCGCACGGGGTCGTTGACTTTGCCATACCCGAAGTAGGCAGCCCCAAGCCCTGCACCGCTGACGGCACTGGCCGAAATGATGCCTCTCAGGAAGTCGCGACGGTTAACGTCATAATAGCTGCCAACGGCTTCGTAGTAATTTTCTTTGCCAACTTCGC contains:
- a CDS encoding AraC family transcriptional regulator, translating into MNGPPKVALLVETARGYGQQMLRGIIRYGRLHGPWRFYLTPGDFEQAVPRMREWGGTGIIARIETPRIAKAILDSGLPTIALDLSDKQLDTDHPLSQLSEVKSDSVGAATMAAEYLLRRGFRQFAFIGIADRVWSAKRQEGFCHAIEKAGFEVHVYHAPKSRRLRVWEREQPRLAEWLSTLPLPIAVMACNDDRGREVAEACHVAGIRIPEELALIGVDNDDLLCELADPPLSSVVLNAAGVGFRAAELLDQMMRGDEVEPRCLIAEPLSVVTRRSTDMIAIEDPDVVEALRFIHDHASEPIQVADILRQLDISRRNLELRFSHMVGRTLHAELQRIRLQRARTLLLESDLPVPKIAVASGYATPSYFIQVFRKEYGTTPSRYRRELRGDSA
- a CDS encoding aldehyde dehydrogenase family protein, whose product is MSATFSDTTPEINIRETDCFINGNWVPSISGKTFSTINPATEEVIAQVAEGDAADVDLAAKAARDAFDSGDWPKMDARDRGRLLYQLADRIEQDIDELAALETLDNGKPISESRYGDLPLVIDCMRYYAGFADKIQGSTVPIRGNYFCYTRREPIGVAGQIIPWNFPMLMTTWKWSPALAAGCTIVMKPAEQTPLTCLRMAQLAKEVGFPDGVINVVPGYGPTAGAAVVKHPLIDKIAFTGEHRTAQIITRDSAETLKRLTFELGGKSPNVIFADADLDAAAMGAYVGLFLNQGQCCCAGSRVFVENRVHDEFLEKLQKLTRDRKVGNPFDPATHQGPQVDQAQFDKIMSYVDKGRAEGATCVTGGHRVGNKGYFVEPTIFDGVQDQMAIATDEIFGPVLSVLTFEDKEDMIRRANNTFYGLAAAVWTRDLSIAHDFARRVRAGTIWVNCYDVFDAAAPFGGFKMSGYGRELGEEGLRAYTENKTVTVALS
- a CDS encoding DUF58 domain-containing protein codes for the protein MNDAINQVAKQEFQWLTQLPWLLLALIALPLVLAAWRSKIYPTRWWIAWVGLAVALSLFTVFAPAMIIAVGILDGLVITVAAVDYLLLYLATNDGIHVSRELPRTCSLGVPVASELTVENGTLLTLSGEVCDDLPEHFTASPNQHTLRLPPRGRMTAHRKMTPTRRGAFELEYVYMGFLSPLRLWNRQLRLELHNRLNVYPDMKQLSDYALLARTNRLSLIGVRRTRRIGQDSDFERLRDYSRDDNYRHIDWRSTARRHKLTVRQFQSDQSQRVMFLLDCGRMMTNERDGYSLLDHALNSVLMMSYVALSQGDAVGMLCFSDTIHAFIPPRGGSSQMNRLIQAGFDQFPRLVESRYDQAFLYLSTHCKRRSLVVLTTNVIDEVNGAAVVDYLTNLSGHHLPLGVLLRDHTMFDAADSPSGSRFSMYRSAAAADILLWRHQVLKDLEHRGVLVVDAFPDELTAPLVNQYLEIKAKHLL
- a CDS encoding ComEA family DNA-binding protein, which gives rise to MHCFTMVGCERFKTDDSPLAQVRVQWTLAIGTLLSLVALVGLCGWSLLGIEPPRGMQNHARLLLLDINEAGSTELSLLPTVGPVLADRIVTDRIRHGPFETVEQLQRVAGIGPKTVQAITPYCVVKLPSPTCVTTTTDALP
- the nadC gene encoding carboxylating nicotinate-nucleotide diphosphorylase: MNDYKTVTADERLENDLRALVRLSIAEDLCSSVDWTTVCLIQPDARGSCQIVPRVSGVCAGLATLAWMVDEFDADLETECLQSDASTMVPGRPIAKLRGNVRDLLTCERTVLNILSRLCGVATLTQAYVHAMGTTSSRLYDTRKTTPGWRLLEKYAVSCGGGHNHRSGLYDGFLIKDNHLSLAGVDASGPLSASAAARKAIAWRGATVEHLTAPQIVEIEVDTLDQFRDVIQARPDIVLLDNFTVEQLREAVAIRNDSALSLELEASGNVRLETIAEIATTGVDRISCGALTHQATSLDLGLDWFDETLS
- a CDS encoding undecaprenyl-phosphate glucose phosphotransferase, yielding MQSPIVPHRRWWDFIQPTLDASGVFASLAIVKWIARGGIDETAQAMGLIAVVVFLLTGQLTGLYRKSHAGSANMEISSIVATWSLTALILAMLGFATRYSQEFARSVIFAWWVLAPALIGLLRMALRIVQQGLLRRGVGTRQIAIAGLNQLGIQMATNVADDPSLGFNLVGFFDDRNETRFNGSDHASHSLSGDLPELVQLARQGAIDTIFITLPMRAEDRIRELLDQLSDSTVSVYIVPDFFVFELLHSRWTSMGGIPAVSVFENPLFGVDGVVKRITDICIATAAIGVAAIPMLAIAAIVKLTSPGPVFFRQKRYGLDGREILVWKFRSMRTCDNGPVVKQATKNDPRVTRVGNILRRSSLDELPQLFNVLEGSMSLVGPRPHASAHNEEYRSRIRGYMLRHKVKPGITGLAQVNGCRGETDTIEKMEQRVDWDHRYIRSWSLWLDLKILIKTLRVVWSQSEAY
- a CDS encoding Gfo/Idh/MocA family protein, which encodes MVDKLSAEQREVGKENYYEAVGSYYDVNRRDFLRGIISASAVSGAGLGAAYFGYGKVNDPVRVAVIGTGDEGNVLIGGCNPEYVDVKAICDIRPFSQFRAFNGDWSSPAALGRRPGLINIAGYKNEAEARRNVKVYDGSNGGIMACLDDPDIEAVIIALPLWLHAPVAAQAMERGLHVLTEKLMAHNVAQCKVMARMSAELEDKAGNPIHLATGHQRHYNVKYDNAVNLIRWGLLGQLHHIRAQWHRGNLPGADSWSMPIPGGEKMKNGKMFDRIAKDLEYRRKQLADAPAEDVERLRMEVAQWEAWDADKNVDPSKFGYEQFTLQDKIFTSMEELHRWRLFDRTGAGLMAELGSHQLDAVSIFLSSLRDDGKKVHPLSVHAVGGRHIMPLDREVGDHVYCMFEFPGPDYSETFDVGYYDRVEMYPNPDQQNYGPVAGYDTDPNKKVVVTYSSINGNGFGGWGEVVMGTKGTLILDKETDVLLYRNSDTSSKVGVSKNAGGGYALDTSASGDFAAPTAKAADAGPVSRGYREEIEDWAYCIRNPSPENKVRCYPAVAMGDAVIAMTTNVALKNANSGKGGYMKFEEDWFEVDNDATPDGSKIADAEAFMKKPVA